One genomic segment of Bacteroidia bacterium includes these proteins:
- a CDS encoding menaquinone biosynthesis protein, translating into MVRVSAVSYTNSIPFVYGLQHSSIHSQIELSLDIPSLCAEKLLQGKADIGLIPAAVLPQMKEGEILSDFCIGADGPVDTVMLYSQVPLAEIKQIWLDFQSRTSVQLVQVLCKEWWKISPEFLQATHGYEDRIEGNVAGVIIGDRCFNQVNKFPYSYDLSENWKLLTGLPFVFAVWYSRIPLDELVKKEFSEGLKFGLEKRGEALKELLNPNIPMETAFNYINNRISYDLDSSKRQGLDLFLSKL; encoded by the coding sequence ATGGTTCGGGTATCGGCAGTTTCTTATACCAATTCTATTCCGTTTGTTTATGGTTTGCAGCATTCTTCTATTCATAGCCAAATAGAATTATCTTTGGATATTCCGAGCCTATGTGCAGAGAAATTGTTGCAGGGAAAGGCCGACATAGGATTAATTCCTGCTGCGGTGCTTCCACAAATGAAAGAGGGTGAAATTCTTTCAGATTTCTGCATTGGTGCAGATGGACCTGTAGACACGGTCATGTTGTACAGCCAGGTTCCATTAGCTGAGATTAAGCAAATTTGGTTAGATTTTCAGAGTAGAACAAGTGTTCAGTTGGTGCAGGTATTATGCAAAGAATGGTGGAAGATTTCGCCTGAGTTTTTGCAGGCAACTCATGGATATGAAGACCGAATTGAAGGAAATGTTGCAGGAGTGATTATAGGTGATAGGTGTTTTAACCAGGTCAATAAGTTTCCATATTCCTATGATTTATCTGAAAATTGGAAACTTTTAACGGGTTTACCCTTTGTATTTGCTGTTTGGTACAGTCGAATTCCATTGGATGAATTAGTTAAGAAGGAGTTTTCAGAAGGTTTGAAATTCGGATTGGAGAAGAGGGGAGAGGCTTTAAAGGAATTGTTAAATCCGAATATTCCAATGGAAACGGCATTTAATTATATAAATAATCGAATATCCTATGATTTAGATTCTAGCAAGCGACAAGGCTTGGATTTATTTCTTTCTAAATTGTAA
- the secA gene encoding preprotein translocase subunit SecA — MLEFFNALLSKIFGKKSDKDVAAIKPIVEEINIEFDKLKTLSNDALRGKTMQFRQEIRDYIADEVAEIAALKQKAELDTTEEKEREDCFKEIEEIEKNRRAKIKEKLEELLPQAFAVLKETARRFKENDYLEVTAMDFDKLLAVRKSNVVIENDKAKWANTWNAGGTTIKWDMVHYDVQLIGGIVLHQGKIAEMATGEGKTLVATLPIYLNALPGEGLHVVTVNNYLSRRDCEWNAPLFEFHGLTTDCIDYHQPNSEERRQAYLADITYGTNNEFGFDYLRDNMARSPEELVQRRHNFAIVDEVDSVLIDDARTPLIISGPVPRGDKHEFVELKPKVERLVSAQRSYVQTCLSDAKRLIAEGKKEEGGLALLRAHRGGPKNKALIKYLSETGVKQVLQKTEDYYMADQQKEMPKADAELFFVIDEKTNSIEMTEKGIDLITGNSEDSSFFILPDVGSEIADIEKLSIPDQEKIAAKEKLMLDFSVKSERIHTVNQLLKAYAMFEKDVEYVVIENKVKIVDEQTGRIMEGRRYSDGLHQAIEAKENLRVEDATQTFATITLQNYFRMYEKLSGMTGTAETEAGEFWEIYKLDVVVIPTNRNISRKDMEDLVYKTKREKYNAVIEEVVKLTQAGRPVLVGTTSVEISELLSRMLKLRNIQHNVLNAKLHQREAEVVAMAGKAGAVTIATNMAGRGTDIKLGEGVKDAGGLAIIGTERHESRRVDRQLRGRSGRQGDPGTSQFFVSLEDDLMRMFGSDRIAKLMDRMGHQEGDVIQHSMVTNSIERAQKKVEENNFGIRKRLLEYDDVMNSQREVIYSKRKNALFGDKLAMDISHQMYDVADHIVGEYKELKNYEGFRLELIRVLGIDAPFEENTFLKEDAQSLGEKVYHAAYQHYHDKKEALASRVWPVVKNVYETSGHDFENMLVPITDGIKNMQVLVHLKRAYESQGKEVVKAFEKSVVLAIIDEAWKEHLRAMDELKHDVQGAVYEQKDPLLIYKFEAFKLFKTLLNINNKEIVTFLVKGNLPQQENVPISPPPRIQQQPKERIVASKEEYVSSSTSGPEGGAPPAPAPVQKTSPIKVEPKIGRNDPCPCGSGKKFKQCHGKDVLV; from the coding sequence ATGTTAGAATTTTTTAATGCCCTACTTTCCAAGATATTTGGTAAGAAATCAGATAAAGACGTTGCCGCTATAAAGCCAATTGTTGAGGAAATAAATATTGAATTTGATAAACTTAAAACCTTGTCGAACGATGCTTTGCGAGGTAAAACCATGCAATTTCGTCAAGAAATTCGAGATTATATTGCGGATGAAGTAGCTGAAATTGCTGCTTTAAAACAAAAAGCGGAGTTGGATACAACAGAGGAGAAGGAGCGTGAAGATTGCTTTAAAGAAATTGAAGAGATTGAAAAAAACAGAAGGGCCAAAATAAAGGAGAAATTGGAAGAATTGCTTCCACAGGCGTTTGCGGTATTGAAAGAAACTGCCCGTCGGTTCAAGGAAAATGATTACTTGGAAGTAACTGCTATGGATTTTGATAAATTGTTGGCAGTGCGCAAATCGAACGTGGTAATTGAGAACGATAAGGCAAAATGGGCCAATACCTGGAATGCCGGCGGAACCACCATAAAATGGGACATGGTTCATTATGATGTGCAGTTGATAGGAGGTATTGTGTTGCATCAGGGTAAAATTGCTGAGATGGCTACCGGGGAGGGAAAAACCTTGGTGGCAACCTTACCTATTTACTTAAATGCACTTCCGGGAGAAGGTTTGCATGTGGTAACTGTAAATAATTACCTAAGCCGACGCGACTGTGAATGGAACGCACCGTTGTTTGAGTTTCACGGCCTAACAACGGATTGTATTGATTACCACCAACCCAATAGCGAAGAAAGAAGACAAGCTTATTTGGCCGATATTACTTATGGAACTAACAATGAATTTGGTTTCGACTATTTGCGCGATAACATGGCAAGGAGTCCGGAAGAATTGGTTCAAAGAAGGCATAATTTCGCTATAGTGGATGAGGTAGACTCGGTATTGATTGACGATGCCAGAACACCTTTGATTATTTCTGGTCCGGTGCCACGGGGCGATAAACACGAATTTGTGGAGTTAAAACCCAAAGTTGAGCGCTTGGTTTCGGCACAGCGTAGTTATGTTCAAACTTGCCTAAGCGATGCAAAAAGACTTATTGCAGAAGGCAAGAAAGAAGAAGGTGGATTGGCCTTGTTGAGGGCACACCGGGGTGGTCCAAAAAACAAAGCATTGATTAAATATTTATCGGAAACCGGTGTAAAGCAAGTTTTGCAAAAAACAGAAGATTACTACATGGCCGATCAGCAAAAAGAAATGCCTAAAGCTGATGCTGAATTGTTTTTTGTAATAGATGAAAAGACCAATAGCATTGAAATGACGGAGAAAGGAATTGACCTGATTACAGGCAATTCAGAAGATTCCAGTTTCTTCATTCTACCGGATGTGGGCAGTGAAATAGCTGATATAGAAAAGCTTTCAATTCCCGATCAGGAGAAAATTGCAGCAAAAGAAAAGTTGATGTTGGATTTTTCGGTGAAGAGTGAACGGATTCATACGGTAAACCAATTGTTAAAAGCCTATGCCATGTTTGAGAAAGATGTGGAGTATGTGGTGATAGAAAACAAGGTGAAGATTGTGGATGAGCAAACCGGCCGTATAATGGAAGGAAGAAGGTATTCGGACGGACTTCACCAGGCAATTGAGGCCAAGGAAAATTTGAGAGTAGAAGATGCTACCCAAACCTTTGCCACCATTACCCTTCAGAATTACTTTAGGATGTATGAAAAGCTATCGGGTATGACCGGTACAGCGGAGACGGAAGCAGGAGAGTTTTGGGAGATTTACAAATTGGATGTAGTGGTAATTCCGACCAATAGGAATATTTCAAGGAAAGATATGGAAGACTTGGTATACAAAACCAAGCGGGAAAAATACAATGCGGTAATTGAAGAGGTTGTAAAATTAACTCAGGCCGGTCGTCCGGTATTGGTTGGTACAACTTCGGTAGAGATTTCGGAATTATTAAGCCGGATGTTGAAATTAAGGAATATTCAACACAACGTTTTGAATGCCAAATTGCACCAACGCGAAGCTGAGGTTGTTGCCATGGCAGGTAAGGCGGGAGCTGTAACTATTGCTACCAACATGGCCGGTAGGGGAACCGATATTAAATTGGGAGAAGGGGTAAAAGATGCCGGAGGTTTGGCTATTATTGGTACAGAAAGGCATGAAAGCCGTAGGGTTGACCGCCAGTTGAGAGGTCGTTCAGGAAGGCAGGGTGATCCGGGTACTTCCCAGTTTTTTGTATCGTTGGAAGATGATTTGATGCGGATGTTTGGTTCGGATCGAATTGCCAAGTTGATGGATAGAATGGGTCATCAGGAAGGTGACGTGATTCAACACAGCATGGTAACCAATAGTATAGAAAGGGCTCAGAAGAAAGTGGAAGAGAATAACTTTGGTATTCGTAAACGTCTTTTGGAATATGATGATGTAATGAATAGCCAACGGGAAGTTATTTATTCGAAAAGGAAGAATGCCTTGTTTGGAGATAAGCTGGCCATGGATATTTCGCATCAGATGTATGATGTTGCGGATCATATTGTGGGAGAGTACAAGGAATTGAAAAACTATGAAGGTTTCAGATTGGAATTAATTCGGGTACTTGGCATTGATGCACCATTTGAAGAGAATACCTTTTTGAAAGAAGATGCACAATCCTTGGGTGAAAAAGTATACCACGCTGCTTATCAGCATTATCACGACAAAAAAGAAGCGTTGGCTAGTCGGGTTTGGCCAGTTGTGAAGAACGTTTACGAAACGTCAGGACATGATTTTGAGAATATGTTGGTGCCAATTACCGATGGAATAAAAAACATGCAAGTGTTGGTACATTTGAAACGTGCGTATGAAAGTCAGGGTAAGGAAGTGGTTAAAGCATTTGAGAAATCGGTAGTGTTGGCTATTATAGATGAGGCATGGAAAGAGCATTTGCGTGCGATGGATGAATTGAAACACGATGTACAAGGGGCAGTTTACGAGCAAAAGGATCCATTGTTGATTTACAAATTTGAGGCATTTAAGTTATTTAAAACCTTGTTGAATATAAACAATAAGGAGATAGTTACCTTTTTAGTGAAGGGGAATTTACCTCAGCAAGAAAACGTTCCAATTTCGCCTCCACCACGAATTCAGCAGCAACCTAAGGAGCGAATTGTAGCTTCGAAGGAGGAATATGTATCCAGTTCAACTTCCGGTCCGGAAGGAGGTGCACCGCCGGCTCCGGCTCCTGTTCAGAAGACTTCACCAATAAAAGTTGAACCCAAAATTGGCAGAAATGACCCTTGTCCTTGCGGAAGTGGCAAGAAGTTTAAACAATGCCATGGAAAAGATGTTTTAGTTTAA
- the serS gene encoding serine--tRNA ligase — MLTLQQIRENQDEIIKRLKKRNFDPTETILKIVEVDNRRKAAQTETDAMLAESNQLSKQIGDLFKSGKASETAELKERTVVLKAAISEKENEKKQAELDLQELLVSLPNAPHLSVPEGKGADDNLTIFTHGEIPELGEHALPHWELAAKYDLIDFELGVKITGAGFPVYKGKGARLQRALINFFLDRATEAGYREMQPPHVVNEDSGFGTGQLPDKEGQMYHVGVDNLYLIPTAEVPVTNFYRDVILSEKELPIRNTAYTPCFRREAGSYGKDVRGLNRLHQFDKVEIVQIQHPDKSYETLEQMREYVAGLLKELELPFRTLKLCGGDMGTASALTYDMEVYSAAQKRWLEVSSISNFETYQSNRLKLRFRDSDGKTRLAHTLNGSALALPRIVASLLENFQFDGGIRIPKALVPYTGFETIK, encoded by the coding sequence ATGCTTACCTTACAGCAGATTAGAGAAAATCAGGACGAGATTATTAAGCGTTTAAAGAAGCGTAATTTCGATCCAACCGAAACCATATTAAAGATTGTTGAAGTAGATAATAGGAGGAAGGCCGCTCAAACCGAGACTGACGCTATGTTGGCAGAGTCCAATCAACTGTCGAAACAGATTGGGGACTTATTTAAATCGGGCAAGGCCTCCGAAACGGCAGAATTAAAAGAAAGGACCGTTGTATTAAAGGCAGCTATTTCGGAGAAAGAGAATGAGAAAAAGCAGGCAGAGCTTGACTTGCAGGAGTTATTGGTTTCCCTTCCGAATGCACCACACCTTTCAGTTCCTGAAGGGAAAGGTGCGGATGATAATTTAACCATTTTCACTCATGGAGAAATTCCGGAATTAGGAGAGCATGCATTACCACATTGGGAATTGGCAGCAAAATATGATTTGATAGATTTTGAGTTAGGTGTGAAAATTACCGGAGCCGGATTTCCTGTTTACAAAGGAAAAGGAGCTCGATTACAAAGAGCACTAATTAATTTTTTCTTGGATCGTGCAACAGAAGCAGGATACCGGGAAATGCAACCTCCTCATGTAGTAAATGAAGACAGTGGTTTTGGAACCGGTCAATTGCCTGATAAGGAAGGACAGATGTATCATGTAGGAGTAGATAATTTATACTTAATTCCAACTGCAGAGGTTCCTGTAACTAACTTCTACAGGGATGTAATATTATCGGAGAAGGAATTGCCAATTCGAAATACAGCCTACACCCCATGTTTTAGAAGAGAAGCCGGCAGTTACGGAAAGGATGTAAGAGGTTTGAACCGTCTTCATCAATTTGATAAGGTTGAGATAGTGCAAATTCAGCATCCGGATAAAAGTTATGAAACTTTGGAGCAAATGCGAGAATATGTTGCCGGTTTGTTGAAAGAATTGGAATTGCCATTTAGGACCTTGAAATTATGCGGTGGTGATATGGGAACTGCTTCGGCTTTAACTTACGATATGGAGGTTTATAGTGCAGCTCAGAAACGTTGGTTAGAAGTGAGTTCTATTTCTAATTTTGAAACCTACCAAAGCAATCGTCTAAAACTAAGGTTTAGAGATTCGGATGGTAAAACCAGGTTGGCTCATACTTTAAATGGAAGCGCATTGGCTTTACCAAGAATTGTAGCCTCATTGTTAGAGAATTTTCAATTTGATGGAGGTATTCGAATTCCCAAAGCATTGGTTCCATATACCGGTTTTGAAACGATTAAGTAA